Proteins encoded by one window of Ruminococcaceae bacterium R-25:
- a CDS encoding trk system potassium uptake protein TrkH, whose product MNIRMLIYILGKVLLIEGSLMTLPIVCGCFYGEWPFIIYYIICAAAYIILGLLISMKKPKNMTVFIKDGCVATALSWVVLSIAGCIPFILTGEIPSFTDAVFETASGFSTTGASILTDVEAMSHTSLMWRSLTHWIGGMGVLVFLLAVVPMTGGSNMNLMRAESPGPTVGKIVPKVRSTAKMLYLIYLALTVTEIVILFVCGMPFFDSVCSAFGTAGTGGFGVRNDSFASYAPHIQWIVAIFMIMFGANFNFYYYITTKQVGKAFKMSEVKCYLVVIAIVTAIICFSVRGLYGNFGEALRHSFFQVATIITTTGFATTDFDLWPSVAKLLLLGLMILGACASSTGGGIKVARFQIMLKAVKREIQSYIHPKTVKKVHIDGKTVDSDIVHSVALYFFIYLIIFAASMFIVSLEGHDLVTVFSSVAATFNNIGPGLSLVGPTQNYSFFSGVSKWVFIFDMLAGRLELMPLIVFLAPTTYKGIIKKPHKTQG is encoded by the coding sequence ATGAACATAAGAATGCTGATTTACATCTTGGGCAAGGTCCTTCTAATCGAAGGAAGCCTTATGACCTTGCCCATTGTCTGCGGATGCTTTTACGGTGAATGGCCTTTTATCATTTACTATATTATCTGCGCAGCAGCTTATATAATCTTAGGCCTCCTTATCTCAATGAAGAAGCCGAAGAACATGACTGTCTTTATCAAAGACGGCTGTGTCGCAACAGCTCTTTCCTGGGTAGTCTTAAGTATCGCGGGCTGCATTCCGTTCATCCTTACAGGTGAGATACCTTCCTTTACCGATGCTGTCTTTGAGACCGCTTCAGGTTTCTCAACAACAGGTGCGAGCATCCTCACAGATGTTGAAGCAATGTCGCACACATCACTTATGTGGCGTTCACTTACGCACTGGATCGGCGGCATGGGCGTTCTCGTTTTCCTCCTTGCCGTAGTCCCTATGACAGGCGGATCCAATATGAACCTCATGAGAGCAGAAAGCCCCGGTCCTACTGTCGGAAAGATCGTTCCGAAAGTTAGGTCTACTGCAAAGATGCTCTATCTCATCTATCTGGCACTTACAGTTACCGAGATCGTTATTCTCTTCGTCTGCGGAATGCCTTTCTTTGACAGTGTCTGCTCCGCATTCGGTACGGCAGGTACGGGTGGTTTCGGCGTAAGAAATGACAGCTTTGCTTCCTATGCACCGCACATCCAGTGGATCGTTGCGATCTTCATGATCATGTTCGGTGCAAACTTCAACTTCTACTACTACATAACCACGAAGCAGGTCGGCAAGGCGTTCAAGATGAGCGAGGTTAAGTGCTACCTTGTAGTCATCGCCATCGTTACCGCAATAATCTGCTTCTCGGTAAGAGGACTTTACGGAAATTTCGGAGAAGCATTAAGGCACTCATTCTTCCAGGTTGCGACCATAATCACAACGACCGGTTTTGCTACGACTGACTTCGACCTCTGGCCTTCTGTCGCAAAGCTTCTTTTGTTAGGCCTCATGATCTTAGGCGCCTGCGCAAGTTCCACCGGCGGCGGTATCAAGGTCGCAAGATTCCAGATCATGCTTAAGGCGGTAAAAAGAGAGATCCAGTCTTACATTCATCCGAAGACAGTTAAGAAAGTCCATATCGACGGAAAAACAGTAGACAGCGACATCGTTCATTCCGTTGCTCTTTATTTCTTCATCTACCTGATCATCTTCGCAGCCTCAATGTTCATCGTATCTTTGGAGGGACATGACCTTGTTACGGTCTTCTCTTCAGTCGCTGCAACTTTTAACAATATCGGACCTGGTCTGTCACTCGTAGGACCTACACAGAACTACAGTTTCTTCAGCGGTGTGTCAAAGTGGGTATTTATCTTTGATATGCTCGCAGGAAGACTCGAGCTCATGCCGCTCATCGTATTCCTCGCTCCTACAACATATAAGGGAATAATCAAAAAGCCCCACAAGACGCAGGGCTGA
- a CDS encoding ATP-dependent RNA helicase DeaD, which yields MSEEITFADLDLSPEVMDSLKKMGVKRPTTIQQKAIPLLMDNISVIAKAPTGTGKTFAFGIPILEYLNLDSKLVQALILCPTRELALQITTELKSLAKYIKGFKVAALIGGQSMRLQTEKLQKKPQVIVATPGRLIDMAGRKLVDISDIYTLVLDEADEMLKMGFINDIRKVMAMTPKDKQIALFSATMPREIQNITWEFMSDAAEIDVMPKAEDHPDIDQFLIECPEKDKIRTIVQIMAKEDIRKAIVFCNTKVTTSKVGEQLTRAGVSVRVLHGDIGQGTRNKVMDQYRADKFDVLVATDVVARGIDVDDIEAVFNFDIPKENELYLHRIGRTARAGKSGKAFSLVSYIERPRMEDIIRYTKVDPKPYEI from the coding sequence ATGAGTGAAGAGATAACATTTGCAGATCTTGACCTGTCACCTGAGGTAATGGATTCGCTTAAGAAGATGGGCGTTAAAAGGCCCACGACTATCCAGCAGAAGGCCATTCCTCTTTTGATGGACAATATCAGCGTTATTGCAAAAGCTCCAACGGGAACAGGAAAGACATTTGCTTTCGGAATCCCGATCTTGGAGTACCTTAACCTGGATTCGAAACTGGTCCAGGCATTAATTCTCTGTCCCACAAGAGAATTGGCACTTCAGATCACCACTGAACTTAAGAGCCTTGCTAAATATATAAAGGGATTCAAGGTTGCAGCGCTTATCGGAGGCCAGAGCATGCGCCTCCAGACCGAAAAGCTCCAGAAAAAGCCCCAGGTCATTGTTGCAACTCCCGGACGTCTTATCGATATGGCAGGAAGAAAGCTCGTCGATATTTCCGATATCTATACCCTCGTTCTCGATGAAGCAGATGAGATGCTCAAGATGGGCTTTATCAATGACATCAGGAAAGTAATGGCCATGACTCCGAAGGATAAGCAGATCGCATTATTCTCCGCAACGATGCCCAGAGAGATACAGAACATCACATGGGAATTCATGTCAGATGCTGCCGAGATCGACGTTATGCCCAAGGCTGAAGACCATCCCGACATTGACCAGTTTTTGATCGAGTGTCCCGAAAAAGATAAGATCAGGACGATCGTACAGATAATGGCAAAAGAAGACATCAGGAAGGCGATCGTTTTCTGCAATACAAAGGTTACGACTTCCAAAGTCGGCGAGCAGCTGACCCGCGCCGGTGTCTCTGTCAGAGTCCTTCACGGCGATATCGGCCAGGGTACCAGAAATAAGGTAATGGACCAGTACAGGGCAGATAAGTTCGATGTTCTCGTTGCAACAGACGTTGTTGCAAGAGGTATCGACGTTGATGATATCGAAGCTGTGTTTAATTTCGATATTCCGAAAGAAAACGAACTCTATCTTCACAGGATCGGAAGAACTGCCAGGGCAGGAAAATCCGGCAAGGCATTTTCGCTCGTATCTTACATTGAACGTCCCAGGATGGAAGATATAATCAGGTATACAAAGGTTGATCCCAAGCCTTACGAGATCTGA
- a CDS encoding PAS domain S-box-containing protein/diguanylate cyclase (GGDEF)-like protein: MAEHNFWQDLQINDNLVIDTIRRDGKDTIYFKDKDSRFIWNNVMHARQFGLEDPNKLIGKKDTDFFPAEFAEKARAQELEIMRTGIPVLNAEEELYLDEDTVKYYSASKYPLYDKNNQIVGTWGISRDITEQKKLELELERSYHKMELLARVDDLSGLYNRRYFYETLEKYASLYEKRADKSTFALLVADVDDMKNINELYGQQSGDNVLRFVSELLLSNVRTEDTCFRTGGDEFAVVILDIDKVAAVGLAKKIVEHIASEPVILDDGKRERVTISAGLAMFDSEEPDLSDLLSRAERKLNKSKREGKNKMSF, from the coding sequence ATGGCTGAACACAACTTTTGGCAAGACTTGCAGATCAACGACAATCTCGTAATCGATACGATCCGCAGAGACGGAAAGGATACCATTTATTTCAAAGACAAGGATTCAAGATTCATTTGGAATAATGTCATGCACGCCAGGCAGTTCGGTTTGGAAGATCCTAACAAACTTATAGGAAAGAAGGACACGGATTTCTTTCCGGCTGAATTTGCCGAGAAGGCAAGAGCGCAGGAATTAGAGATCATGAGAACGGGCATCCCCGTCCTTAATGCCGAAGAAGAACTCTATCTTGATGAAGATACAGTAAAGTACTACAGCGCTTCCAAATATCCCTTATACGACAAGAATAATCAGATCGTAGGAACATGGGGTATCAGCCGCGATATTACAGAACAGAAGAAACTCGAGTTAGAGCTCGAGCGTTCCTATCACAAGATGGAACTCCTGGCACGTGTTGATGACTTAAGCGGCCTTTATAACAGACGTTATTTCTATGAGACTTTGGAAAAGTATGCGAGCCTCTATGAAAAGAGAGCTGACAAGAGCACTTTTGCACTTCTCGTAGCAGACGTTGACGACATGAAGAACATCAACGAGCTCTATGGCCAGCAGAGCGGCGATAATGTCTTAAGATTTGTTTCAGAACTTCTGCTATCCAATGTCAGAACAGAAGATACATGCTTCAGAACAGGCGGCGATGAGTTTGCTGTAGTGATCCTTGATATCGATAAGGTCGCAGCAGTAGGCCTTGCCAAGAAGATCGTAGAACACATCGCAAGCGAACCTGTGATCCTGGATGACGGCAAGAGAGAAAGAGTTACCATCTCGGCAGGTCTTGCCATGTTCGACAGCGAAGAGCCTGACCTTTCAGACCTGCTCTCCAGAGCTGAAAGAAAGCTCAACAAGTCCAAAAGAGAAGGAAAGAATAAGATGTCTTTCTGA
- a CDS encoding trk system potassium uptake protein TrkA translates to MSKRGLKIIVVGAGKVGDTLVNRLAEEGHDLVIIDKNVNRLTELANLCDCMGIIGNGASHGVLEEAGVASADLFISVTESDELNLLCCTIAKQFNKNLATIARVRNPDYGKEIPYLRSKLSLEMIINPEYEAAVEAARILFLPAALSINSFAHGSAEIVKIKIPEGNILDGKTVAYLGSNITNGILIVGVERGDEVTIPNGAFELSAGDIISFVATRKECHSFLKSIGFKTNSVRSTIMIGGGKSAFYLADQLIKTGIDVKIIEKDAERCDELSELLPKATIINGDGINESLLEETGIRDVDSVVAMTGIDEENIMLALFARQISKGIKSVTKINKISFTDVINRLDLGSVIYPKQITAEAIITYARARQASIGSNVEVMYHLFDERAEAIEFKVMENSNATGRQLKDMKLKPNTLLAFINRSGKIIIPTGIDSIEVGDSVMIVTKNKGFTTLTDILK, encoded by the coding sequence ATGAGTAAAAGAGGATTAAAGATCATCGTAGTAGGCGCCGGCAAAGTCGGTGATACGCTTGTAAACAGACTTGCTGAAGAAGGCCACGACCTTGTCATCATCGACAAGAACGTAAACCGCCTTACAGAACTTGCAAACCTGTGCGACTGCATGGGTATTATCGGTAATGGTGCAAGCCACGGAGTATTGGAAGAAGCAGGAGTTGCTTCGGCAGACCTCTTCATTTCCGTTACGGAATCTGACGAGCTTAACCTCCTCTGCTGCACGATCGCAAAACAGTTCAACAAGAACCTTGCAACGATCGCGCGTGTCAGAAATCCTGACTACGGTAAAGAGATCCCTTATCTCAGATCCAAGTTAAGTCTGGAGATGATCATTAATCCTGAATACGAGGCTGCAGTTGAAGCTGCACGTATCCTCTTCCTCCCTGCAGCGCTCTCGATCAACTCTTTCGCGCACGGAAGCGCAGAGATCGTTAAGATCAAGATCCCTGAAGGAAATATCTTAGACGGAAAGACCGTCGCATATTTGGGAAGCAACATAACAAACGGCATCCTCATCGTAGGTGTCGAAAGAGGCGATGAGGTAACTATCCCTAACGGTGCTTTCGAGCTCTCAGCAGGCGATATCATTTCTTTCGTAGCTACAAGAAAAGAATGTCATTCATTCCTTAAGTCTATCGGCTTTAAGACAAATTCCGTCAGGAGCACGATCATGATCGGCGGCGGTAAATCCGCTTTCTATCTTGCTGACCAACTCATCAAGACAGGTATCGATGTTAAGATTATCGAAAAAGATGCTGAGCGCTGTGACGAATTAAGCGAGCTCCTTCCGAAAGCCACCATCATCAACGGTGACGGCATCAACGAATCCCTCCTCGAAGAGACAGGCATCAGAGATGTTGATTCCGTTGTTGCAATGACAGGCATCGATGAAGAGAACATCATGCTTGCTCTGTTCGCAAGACAGATCTCCAAGGGCATCAAGTCCGTAACCAAGATCAATAAGATCAGCTTTACTGACGTTATCAACCGCTTAGACCTTGGAAGCGTTATCTATCCAAAGCAGATCACGGCTGAGGCAATCATCACATATGCGCGTGCAAGACAGGCATCCATCGGAAGCAACGTTGAAGTCATGTATCACCTTTTCGATGAGAGAGCGGAAGCTATCGAGTTCAAGGTAATGGAAAACTCCAACGCAACAGGCAGACAGCTCAAAGACATGAAGCTTAAGCCTAATACTCTCTTGGCGTTCATCAACCGTTCAGGCAAGATCATCATCCCGACAGGTATCGACTCGATCGAGGTCGGCGACAGCGTAATGATCGTTACAAAAAATAAAGGTTTCACAACCTTGACGGACATTCTGAAATGA
- a CDS encoding deoxyribose-phosphate aldolase/phosphopentomutase,TIGR01696, which translates to MAKRVFLIVLDSFGIGGAPDAAKFGDEGSNTLAAVLSYSNEAFPNLAKMGLLAIDGEDDPRILNYKKAQETIPSPIGSYARVREISAGKDSTIGHWEIAGIISDKAQPTYPDGFPEDVMRELEKATGKEFLCNKPYSGTDVIRDFGEEHMKTGKLIIYTSADSVLQIAAHEEVVPLEELYDVCKKAREVMCGDNAVGRVIARPFVGEPGNFTRTANRHDFSLAAPSSTMLDLLKSEGFEVISIGKIYDLFAGRGLTESNPTKGNTEGISKTIEMMDRDFNGLCFTNLVDFDMKYGHRNNIEGYNTAMHEFDDALGTILSKLKEDDLLIITADHGCDPSTTSTDHSRECIPLLIYGDGYKIPSNMGELTGFNNIAGIVLSALMSRSYKRDFCPAADTNKPDPDNIMSYVDLTNLKTTATTDDIKDLIERAASLKTASVCIPPCYVKDAVRFSDGRVSVCTVIGFPNGYSTTGSKVYEAKEACDNGASEIDMVINVGFVKAGRYDEVFEEIKLIADAVHEKGAILKVIIETCDLTEDEKIRLCRIVSDAKADFIKTSTGFGSAGAKVEDIVLMKNNVSEDVRIKAAGGIRTVESAREMIENGADRIGASKLGN; encoded by the coding sequence ATGGCTAAACGTGTTTTTCTGATAGTTTTGGACAGCTTCGGAATCGGCGGCGCGCCTGATGCGGCAAAGTTCGGCGACGAAGGCAGCAACACTCTTGCAGCGGTACTCTCCTATTCAAATGAAGCTTTTCCGAACCTCGCGAAAATGGGACTTCTCGCGATCGACGGCGAAGACGATCCCAGGATCTTAAACTATAAAAAAGCCCAGGAAACGATTCCCTCTCCTATCGGATCTTACGCAAGAGTAAGAGAGATATCAGCAGGCAAGGATTCCACGATCGGCCACTGGGAAATAGCCGGAATCATTTCTGACAAGGCCCAGCCCACATATCCCGACGGCTTCCCGGAAGACGTCATGAGAGAACTCGAAAAGGCAACCGGCAAGGAATTCCTCTGCAACAAACCTTACAGCGGAACTGATGTCATCCGCGACTTCGGCGAAGAGCACATGAAGACCGGAAAGCTCATCATCTATACATCAGCAGACAGCGTTCTCCAGATCGCAGCTCACGAAGAGGTAGTCCCTCTTGAAGAACTCTACGATGTCTGCAAAAAGGCCCGTGAAGTAATGTGCGGAGATAATGCAGTCGGCAGAGTCATCGCAAGACCCTTCGTAGGTGAACCCGGTAACTTCACAAGGACAGCTAACCGTCACGATTTCTCTCTTGCCGCTCCATCATCTACAATGCTCGACCTCTTAAAGAGCGAAGGTTTTGAGGTTATCTCGATCGGCAAGATCTATGACCTTTTCGCAGGAAGAGGACTTACGGAATCCAATCCCACCAAGGGCAACACAGAAGGCATCAGCAAGACCATCGAGATGATGGACCGTGACTTTAACGGCCTCTGTTTTACTAACCTCGTCGACTTCGACATGAAGTACGGCCACAGGAACAATATCGAAGGCTACAATACCGCAATGCACGAGTTTGACGATGCTTTGGGCACTATCTTAAGTAAGCTAAAAGAAGATGACCTTCTCATCATCACGGCTGACCACGGCTGCGATCCTTCGACTACTTCCACTGATCATTCAAGAGAATGCATCCCGCTCCTCATCTATGGCGACGGATACAAGATCCCTTCAAACATGGGCGAGCTGACAGGGTTTAACAACATCGCAGGAATCGTTCTTTCCGCTCTCATGTCCAGAAGTTACAAGAGGGACTTCTGCCCTGCGGCTGATACAAACAAGCCTGATCCTGATAACATCATGAGCTATGTTGATCTTACAAACCTTAAGACCACAGCAACGACTGACGACATCAAAGATCTTATTGAAAGAGCAGCTTCCCTTAAGACAGCTTCTGTCTGCATCCCTCCCTGCTATGTAAAGGATGCAGTAAGATTCTCTGACGGCAGAGTCTCAGTCTGCACCGTAATCGGATTCCCCAACGGATATTCCACAACAGGCTCTAAGGTCTATGAAGCAAAGGAAGCCTGTGACAATGGCGCATCCGAGATCGACATGGTTATCAATGTCGGCTTCGTAAAGGCCGGCAGATACGATGAAGTCTTCGAAGAGATCAAGCTCATCGCGGATGCCGTTCACGAAAAGGGCGCGATCCTTAAGGTCATTATTGAGACCTGCGATCTTACAGAAGATGAAAAGATCCGTCTCTGCAGGATAGTAAGCGACGCTAAAGCAGATTTCATTAAGACTTCGACAGGTTTCGGCAGCGCAGGCGCCAAAGTCGAAGATATCGTTCTCATGAAGAATAATGTCAGCGAGGATGTAAGGATCAAGGCAGCAGGCGGCATCAGAACAGTAGAATCTGCCAGGGAAATGATCGAAAACGGCGCTGACAGGATCGGTGCATCCAAACTCGGAAACTGA